The stretch of DNA TTGAAGTTGCTCCAGCTAAACGGCAACATGACTTCGCGGGTGTTCTTGGCATCCCAGTACACACCAGTCGTACCGAACAACTTGAGGGGAATGCTAAAGTGTTTCCATTCCGTAGTGATTTCACCAAGGCTCTTGGAACGGAGCTTCACCTGCAGGGATTCACCACCGCTCTTCACACCATCATCCACAAGCACGAACAAGGCGTTTTCGCCGCCCTGGGCACCCTTAATCCAGAATTCAAGGACACCTTCTTCGAAATACGGGGTCAAGTCGACAGAACCGGCAATACAAATAGCCACGCCGGAATAGTCGCTTGCGATAAGTTCAATTTCCATGGAAAGAGCACCTTCCATGGCATACTTGTCCGTAAGTACCGGTTCGGGGTTTTCACGCGGATACTGGTAGGTATAACCACCACCACGCGGAATAGCTTCACGCATCACGACGGACACGACATCTTTGTCGGGTCGGAACGGCTTAGCCTGTTTAGTGACAAAACGGGACTGGTCGCGGTCGCGATAGTCGCTAAAACCATAACCAGCAAAAGAGAAAGACGCTAAAAGGAGTACGCCCAAGGCGCACACCCAGCTTGCTTTATGCGGATTTGCTTTCATAATATCTAAAATTCTCCAGATACGGACGGCTACAATATAACTTGTTTTTTA from uncultured Fibrobacter sp. encodes:
- a CDS encoding carbohydrate binding domain-containing protein, which encodes MKANPHKASWVCALGVLLLASFSFAGYGFSDYRDRDQSRFVTKQAKPFRPDKDVVSVVMREAIPRGGGYTYQYPRENPEPVLTDKYAMEGALSMEIELIASDYSGVAICIAGSVDLTPYFEEGVLEFWIKGAQGGENALFVLVDDGVKSGGESLQVKLRSKSLGEITTEWKHFSIPLKLFGTTGVYWDAKNTREVMLPFSWSNFKGFRLEVRKDENESFKVWIDDIVIKKHGKAYEGPMNYPFRNEI